From a single Paenibacillus sp. FSL W8-0426 genomic region:
- a CDS encoding helix-turn-helix domain-containing protein, translating to MEEYCKFESALNILVGKWKPVILLQLISKGTMRFSELQKAIPDINKKMLTQQLRELEYNDIVHREVYNQIPPKVEYSISEYGRGLSSVLQALNDWGATHLEHMSKLYKNDPLEKKSE from the coding sequence ATGGAAGAATATTGTAAATTCGAATCGGCATTGAACATTTTGGTGGGAAAGTGGAAACCGGTCATTTTGCTGCAGCTTATTTCGAAAGGCACCATGCGGTTTAGCGAACTGCAAAAGGCGATACCGGATATCAACAAAAAAATGCTCACTCAGCAATTAAGAGAGCTGGAATACAACGATATCGTGCATCGCGAGGTGTACAATCAGATTCCTCCGAAGGTGGAGTATTCCATTTCCGAGTACGGCAGAGGTTTAAGCTCCGTGTTGCAGGCATTAAATGATTGGGGCGCCACTCATCTTGAACATATGAGCAAGTTATATAAAAACGATCCTTTAGAAAAGAAATCGGAATGA
- a CDS encoding HAMP domain-containing sensor histidine kinase has translation MKEFYSQVNRKTYYIIMSVVIVLMFGGLILSTTELEEINLGYIIHLLCVAGISACLWMYPRRETHFFRKVIILAGFAYFYTLFFMYPETWTTYIFISLFPALSILFFDSKLFYFSFTVNGILIAFTFSYILLVDQRNAYAYLHQDVVGNLINIVAIQLLMFLIFHLSFVRMRKQQHYYEQLQQSERLKMVAHLTAAVAHEIRNPVTVVRGFLQFFKEDPSFSESTKNKFQLMIDELNTVEHITSQFLTLSKPSVDQRPEEVNVKDVVESVEGLIGSYAMLSDKHLRIQAEEDCLIFINEIEFKQLLMNVIKNALEASDAGQSVAVMAKREHEFIEIKVMDEGSGMSEDEVRSLGTPYYSLKSSGTGLGLMICFNIVEKYDGKIRYNSAKGRGTTVTIQFPAAKGSRP, from the coding sequence ATGAAGGAATTTTACAGTCAAGTGAACCGCAAAACATATTATATCATCATGTCTGTCGTCATCGTGCTGATGTTCGGCGGATTGATTCTGTCTACGACCGAGCTGGAGGAGATTAACCTCGGATACATCATCCATTTGTTGTGCGTAGCAGGAATATCGGCATGTTTATGGATGTATCCCAGGCGCGAGACCCATTTTTTTCGAAAAGTGATCATTCTGGCGGGGTTTGCTTATTTCTACACCCTGTTCTTTATGTATCCGGAGACGTGGACCACGTATATTTTCATTTCTCTCTTTCCCGCATTATCGATCCTGTTTTTTGATTCCAAGCTGTTCTATTTCTCGTTCACGGTCAACGGCATTTTAATCGCCTTCACGTTCTCGTACATCCTTTTGGTGGATCAGCGCAATGCCTATGCCTACTTGCACCAGGACGTGGTGGGCAATCTGATCAACATCGTGGCGATTCAACTATTAATGTTCCTGATCTTTCATCTCTCCTTCGTGAGGATGCGGAAACAGCAGCACTATTACGAACAATTGCAACAATCCGAGCGGCTGAAAATGGTCGCGCATTTGACGGCCGCCGTTGCCCATGAAATTCGCAACCCGGTTACGGTAGTCCGGGGGTTCTTGCAGTTTTTTAAAGAGGACCCTTCATTCTCCGAGTCAACCAAGAACAAATTTCAATTGATGATCGATGAACTGAATACGGTGGAACATATTACTTCCCAATTTCTGACCTTGTCGAAGCCCAGTGTAGACCAGCGTCCGGAGGAGGTAAATGTAAAGGATGTCGTGGAGAGCGTTGAGGGGCTGATCGGCTCCTACGCGATGCTGTCCGACAAACACCTCCGTATCCAAGCGGAGGAAGATTGCTTGATTTTCATCAACGAAATCGAATTCAAGCAGCTGCTCATGAATGTGATCAAAAATGCGTTGGAAGCTTCCGATGCAGGACAATCGGTTGCGGTGATGGCAAAGAGAGAGCATGAATTCATTGAGATTAAAGTCATGGATGAAGGAAGTGGAATGTCCGAAGATGAGGTAAGGTCGCTGGGCACGCCCTATTATTCGTTGAAAAGCAGCGGAACCGGCTTGGGATTGATGATCTGTTTTAACATCGTGGAAAAATATGATGGAAAGATTCGCTATAACAGTGCGAAAGGGCGTGGCACCACGGTTACGATTCAATTTCCTGCAGCAAAGGGGAGCCGCCCATAA
- a CDS encoding MerR family transcriptional regulator, with protein MKINDVSKLTGLPISTLRFYERKNLIPDTFVKRDENNYRIYSENIVEFLEDVKALLSVGFSVEELRSLVDQQLNLSYEVKKELVEQKIKEIEEIQKRLKKSKKFLQATLEGKTSFQTKC; from the coding sequence ATGAAAATCAATGATGTTTCCAAATTAACGGGCCTGCCTATATCGACATTGAGATTTTATGAACGTAAAAACCTGATTCCAGACACCTTTGTGAAGAGAGATGAAAATAATTATCGGATCTATTCGGAGAATATTGTTGAGTTTCTAGAGGATGTGAAGGCCCTTTTATCCGTAGGATTTTCTGTAGAAGAGTTACGTTCACTAGTCGATCAACAACTCAATCTATCGTATGAGGTAAAGAAAGAGCTGGTTGAACAGAAAATCAAAGAAATTGAAGAGATTCAGAAGCGGTTGAAAAAGTCGAAAAAATTCCTGCAGGCCACATTGGAAGGAAAAACAAGTTTCCAAACCAAATGCTAA
- a CDS encoding L-ribulose-5-phosphate 4-epimerase gives MLEQLKQEVYEANLELPKHGLVKFTWGNVSAIDRESGLFVIKPSGVSYDKMKPSDMVVVDLDGNVVEGEMRPSSDTATHAVLYKHYSEIGGIVHTHSTWATIWAQAGLDVPVMGTTHADTFYGPVPCARFLNQEEIDRGYEAETGRVIIETFEQRGLDVMAIPAVLLHGHAPFTWGKDAKSAVVNSVVLEEVCKMNLYARQLNNFAKELPQGILDKHYLRKHGKDAYYGQK, from the coding sequence ATGTTGGAACAACTGAAACAGGAAGTCTACGAGGCGAATCTGGAATTGCCGAAGCACGGCCTTGTCAAATTCACTTGGGGCAATGTCAGCGCGATCGACCGGGAAAGCGGTCTGTTCGTCATCAAACCGAGCGGCGTCAGCTATGACAAAATGAAACCAAGCGACATGGTCGTTGTCGATCTCGACGGCAACGTGGTGGAAGGCGAGATGAGACCTTCCTCCGATACGGCGACGCATGCCGTATTGTATAAGCATTACTCGGAGATCGGCGGTATCGTGCACACCCACTCCACATGGGCAACGATCTGGGCGCAAGCCGGACTGGATGTGCCGGTGATGGGTACGACGCATGCGGACACGTTCTATGGCCCCGTGCCTTGCGCACGCTTTTTGAACCAGGAGGAAATCGACCGCGGATACGAAGCCGAAACAGGCCGCGTCATCATTGAAACGTTCGAACAACGCGGTTTGGACGTTATGGCGATCCCGGCGGTACTGCTTCATGGCCATGCACCGTTTACTTGGGGCAAAGATGCCAAGTCGGCGGTCGTGAACAGTGTCGTGCTGGAGGAAGTGTGCAAAATGAATCTGTACGCCCGTCAATTGAACAACTTTGCGAAGGAGCTGCCGCAAGGCATCCTGGATAAACACTATTTGCGCAAACACGGCAAAGACGCCTATTACGGGCAGAAATAA
- a CDS encoding phosphotransferase — translation MSSIMNVIEKMKLNVLSIDGVPDSFSSEVYKLTLAGGEHVYVKIPFNRNKLFREFQMLETLKDVLPVPEVLDFWSGDEHMTGALLLSAIQGMPCTENIDEKLSFQIGMHHAMLHEVSMPGYGCHVTDGFKVFDPNDWRLHIQNNFEKWKEPCQEMLDPELYERSVLHFDRVFSALPDPDGPCIVHMDFRPGNILVNGSEVAGMIDFESARGGSSEIDFTKVNRYIWEVNPGTKASYIEGYQTIRPMLDLETVLPFYDFYDAFSAVVWCKNRGIEKNRTFLEENILTLRKAVDGFQKKRHLLHGNI, via the coding sequence ATGAGTTCCATTATGAACGTCATTGAAAAGATGAAATTGAACGTGTTAAGCATCGACGGCGTTCCGGATTCGTTTAGTTCAGAAGTGTACAAACTTACGCTTGCTGGCGGTGAACATGTTTATGTCAAAATTCCGTTTAACCGAAATAAACTGTTTCGTGAATTTCAGATGCTTGAAACGTTGAAGGACGTGCTGCCTGTTCCTGAAGTATTGGACTTTTGGTCTGGGGATGAACATATGACTGGAGCATTGCTGCTTTCGGCGATTCAAGGCATGCCCTGTACAGAAAACATTGACGAGAAACTTTCCTTTCAGATCGGGATGCATCATGCCATGCTCCATGAAGTCAGCATGCCAGGGTACGGCTGCCATGTGACCGATGGATTTAAAGTTTTTGATCCAAATGATTGGCGGCTGCATATCCAAAACAATTTTGAAAAGTGGAAAGAGCCATGCCAAGAAATGCTTGACCCCGAATTATACGAAAGAAGTGTTCTGCACTTTGATCGTGTTTTCTCAGCTTTGCCCGATCCTGATGGACCATGCATTGTTCATATGGATTTCAGACCTGGAAATATATTAGTGAATGGCAGCGAGGTTGCTGGCATGATCGACTTCGAGAGCGCTCGCGGCGGATCCTCGGAAATCGATTTTACGAAGGTTAATCGGTATATTTGGGAGGTCAATCCGGGAACAAAAGCGTCGTACATCGAAGGTTATCAAACGATTCGACCGATGTTGGATCTGGAAACGGTGCTGCCCTTTTATGATTTTTACGATGCTTTCAGTGCAGTGGTTTGGTGTAAGAACAGAGGGATCGAAAAAAATCGAACGTTTCTGGAGGAAAATATTTTAACTTTGCGCAAAGCAGTGGATGGCTTTCAGAAGAAACGACATTTACTACATGGAAATATATAA
- the araA gene encoding L-arabinose isomerase, with protein MTATAAKEFWFVVGSQHLYGDEALGEVKANAQKIADALNASGVLPYPLVLQDLAVSADKITSIMKEVNYRDEVAGVITWMHTFSPAKMWIRGTKLLQKPLLHLATQFNESIPWATIDMDFMNLNQAAHGDREYGFINARLKKQNKIVVGYWERPEVQKQVADWMDVAVAYNESFNIKVARFGDNMRNVGVTEGDKVEAQIQFGWTVDYFGIGDLVQYVNAVSEQEIDDLMSEYAELYEFDYGTYSKEDWEASVRVQASYEIAIKRFLDDGGYTAFTTNFEDLHGMKQLPGLAVQRLMAQGYGFAGEGDWKTAALDRLLKVMAHNENTGFMEDYTYEMAAGQEAILQSHMLEVDPTLASNKPKIIVSPLGIGDREDPARLVFDGKAGEGVVVSMADFGTHYKLLINEVSAFEPTVPAPKLPVARVLWNVKPNFQDGVKAWIENGGGHHTVVSLNLTTDQIVTYAKLVNLEYVVIK; from the coding sequence ATGACAGCAACAGCAGCTAAAGAATTTTGGTTCGTCGTAGGTTCGCAGCATCTGTACGGGGATGAGGCGCTGGGCGAGGTTAAAGCGAATGCACAAAAAATCGCGGATGCCCTGAACGCAAGCGGCGTTCTGCCATACCCGCTCGTATTGCAGGATCTGGCCGTCAGCGCGGACAAAATCACAAGCATCATGAAAGAAGTCAACTATCGCGACGAGGTGGCGGGCGTAATCACGTGGATGCATACGTTCTCCCCGGCGAAAATGTGGATCCGCGGCACGAAATTGCTGCAAAAGCCGCTGCTCCATCTGGCAACCCAATTCAATGAGAGCATCCCTTGGGCGACGATCGACATGGACTTCATGAACTTGAACCAAGCGGCGCATGGCGACCGCGAGTATGGATTCATCAATGCCCGCCTGAAAAAACAAAATAAAATCGTCGTTGGCTACTGGGAGCGTCCTGAAGTGCAGAAGCAAGTCGCGGATTGGATGGACGTAGCCGTTGCTTATAACGAAAGCTTCAACATTAAAGTGGCTCGGTTCGGCGACAACATGCGCAACGTGGGCGTTACGGAAGGCGACAAAGTGGAGGCCCAAATCCAGTTCGGCTGGACCGTGGACTACTTCGGCATCGGCGACCTCGTGCAGTACGTGAATGCTGTGTCCGAGCAAGAGATCGACGATCTGATGAGCGAGTATGCAGAGCTGTATGAATTCGACTACGGCACGTACAGTAAAGAAGATTGGGAAGCCAGCGTGCGCGTGCAAGCGAGCTACGAGATCGCGATCAAACGTTTCTTGGATGATGGCGGATACACCGCTTTCACGACAAACTTCGAAGATCTGCACGGCATGAAGCAGCTACCGGGTCTGGCCGTTCAACGTTTGATGGCCCAAGGCTACGGATTCGCCGGCGAAGGCGACTGGAAAACGGCTGCGCTTGACCGTTTGCTGAAAGTGATGGCTCATAACGAAAACACCGGTTTCATGGAAGACTACACCTACGAGATGGCAGCAGGTCAGGAAGCGATTCTGCAATCCCACATGCTTGAAGTTGATCCGACGCTGGCGAGCAACAAGCCGAAAATCATCGTGTCCCCACTTGGGATTGGCGATCGCGAAGATCCGGCACGTCTCGTATTTGACGGTAAAGCCGGCGAAGGCGTAGTTGTTTCCATGGCTGACTTCGGGACACACTACAAATTGTTGATTAACGAAGTCTCTGCCTTCGAACCGACGGTTCCGGCTCCAAAACTGCCGGTGGCCCGCGTACTTTGGAACGTGAAGCCGAACTTCCAGGATGGGGTCAAAGCCTGGATCGAAAATGGCGGCGGTCATCATACCGTGGTATCCCTGAATTTGACGACAGATCAAATCGTGACCTATGCCAAACTGGTTAATTTGGAGTACGTGGTCATTAAGTAA
- a CDS encoding DoxX family protein, with the protein MNVVLWIIQGAVAFGFVYSGWLKAFQHEKAKASWGWVKDLPKGLVIMIGLAELLGALGVILPQATNIWPVLTPIAATALAIIVLLGALLHITRKEYREIGVNVVFFVLAAWVAIGRFLE; encoded by the coding sequence ATGAATGTTGTATTATGGATAATTCAAGGGGCTGTGGCATTCGGCTTTGTTTACTCCGGGTGGTTGAAGGCGTTTCAGCATGAAAAAGCCAAAGCATCTTGGGGGTGGGTCAAAGACCTCCCCAAAGGTCTCGTCATCATGATCGGATTGGCCGAGTTATTAGGAGCGCTAGGCGTTATCCTGCCTCAGGCCACGAATATTTGGCCTGTTCTGACGCCAATCGCCGCGACTGCGCTGGCAATCATCGTTCTTTTGGGCGCTCTGCTGCACATTACACGCAAGGAATATCGGGAGATCGGCGTGAACGTCGTCTTTTTCGTCCTGGCTGCATGGGTTGCCATCGGTCGTTTTTTAGAATGA
- a CDS encoding GntR family transcriptional regulator yields MKPKYQIIIDDIKSDILAGTYNVGEQIPTESALQESYNVSRQTVRKAILELSNEGFLRSEKGSGTYVSNQYRLRSGGHASKRTIGVITTYISDYIFPSIIRGIESRLNEDNYSLLLASTNNDVAQEKKALEMMLSYGVDGLIVEPTKSNLYNPNIAYYLSFKEQDVPFTMINAYYEELEVPFFCLDDVQSSYLATRELIAKGHAQIGIIAKMDDLQGKYRMKGYIKALGEAKLRFHPEQVLSFDTASKPDLSTSLETYLSENRDVLTAIVCYNDEVGLEVVHTCRKLGISIPDELSIIGQDNSYIAKNANIKLTTLTHPQEQMGRDAADWIIKTLQGKKDLAAHTYYQPVLVEGETVKEIEVE; encoded by the coding sequence GTGAAGCCAAAGTATCAAATCATCATCGATGACATCAAAAGCGATATCCTCGCCGGGACATACAACGTGGGAGAACAAATCCCGACCGAGTCGGCGTTGCAGGAGAGCTATAACGTAAGCCGCCAGACCGTACGGAAAGCCATTTTGGAGCTGTCGAACGAAGGTTTTCTGCGAAGCGAAAAGGGCTCGGGGACCTATGTAAGCAACCAATACAGGCTGCGGTCCGGCGGCCACGCCTCGAAAAGAACGATCGGTGTCATCACGACTTATATCTCGGATTACATCTTCCCTTCCATCATCCGCGGCATTGAAAGCCGATTGAATGAAGACAACTATTCGCTGCTGCTTGCCAGCACCAACAATGATGTCGCCCAGGAGAAAAAGGCGCTTGAAATGATGCTGTCCTACGGCGTGGACGGTCTCATTGTCGAGCCTACCAAGAGCAATTTATACAACCCTAATATCGCGTACTATCTTTCTTTTAAAGAACAGGACGTGCCGTTTACGATGATTAATGCCTATTATGAGGAGCTGGAGGTGCCCTTCTTCTGTCTGGATGACGTGCAGTCCAGCTATCTCGCCACGCGGGAACTGATCGCCAAGGGCCACGCCCAGATCGGCATTATCGCGAAAATGGACGATTTGCAGGGGAAATACCGGATGAAGGGATATATCAAGGCCCTGGGAGAAGCCAAATTGCGTTTTCATCCCGAGCAGGTGCTTTCGTTCGATACCGCATCCAAACCGGATCTATCGACCAGTCTGGAAACGTACTTAAGCGAAAACAGGGACGTTCTGACCGCCATTGTCTGTTACAACGACGAAGTGGGGCTGGAGGTGGTTCATACTTGCCGCAAACTTGGCATTTCGATCCCTGACGAGCTTTCCATCATCGGCCAGGACAACTCGTATATCGCCAAAAACGCCAACATCAAGCTCACGACGCTGACCCATCCCCAAGAGCAGATGGGACGCGACGCCGCAGACTGGATCATCAAAACACTGCAAGGCAAGAAAGACTTGGCCGCCCATACCTATTATCAGCCTGTGCTGGTCGAAGGGGAAACCGTTAAGGAAATCGAAGTGGAGTAA
- a CDS encoding FGGY-family carbohydrate kinase, whose product MSHLDMKEAIAKGATSLGIEFGSTRIKAVLINERFETVASGSYEWENLLKDGYWTYSQEDIIAGMQTAYREMKQEVEQKYGVILRTVGSIGFSAMMHGYMAFDNKGELLVPFRTWRNATTGAAAKELTELFRFNIPERWSIAHLYQAILNGEEHVPRIDFLTTLAGYIHWLLTGSKAIGIGDASGIFPIDEASHDYHPSMIKQFSELIAAKGYPWKVEDLLPKVYLAGERAGDLTEEGAKLLDPSGDLQAGIPLCPPEGDAGTGMVATNSVRKRTGNISVGTSVFAMIVLEKELSKVYPEIDMVTTPDGSPVGMVHANNCSSDINAWIGLFREFSEAMGFEADTGKLFSVLFNKALEAEPDGGGLLSYGYYSGENITGIDKGRPLFVRSPESRFNLANFMRTHLFTAFGALKIGMDILTKNENVAIDSILAHGGLFKTPVVGQRIVAAAMNVPVSVMSTAGEGGAWGMALLASYLINKDQEESLDVFLEQKVFSDVSGEEVAPDASDVKGFEAFIERYRKGLAIEQAAVDHLVENGRD is encoded by the coding sequence ATGAGTCATTTGGACATGAAAGAAGCGATTGCCAAGGGAGCGACTTCGCTTGGGATCGAATTTGGATCTACGCGGATCAAGGCCGTGTTGATCAACGAGCGTTTTGAAACCGTCGCGTCCGGAAGCTACGAATGGGAGAATCTCCTGAAAGACGGATATTGGACATACAGCCAGGAAGATATCATCGCCGGCATGCAGACGGCCTATCGCGAAATGAAGCAAGAGGTCGAGCAAAAGTATGGAGTGATCCTGCGGACCGTAGGTTCCATCGGATTTTCCGCCATGATGCACGGATATATGGCGTTCGATAACAAAGGCGAGCTGCTGGTGCCGTTCCGGACATGGCGGAACGCCACGACCGGCGCCGCAGCGAAAGAGTTGACCGAGCTGTTCCGGTTCAACATTCCAGAACGCTGGAGCATTGCCCACTTGTACCAAGCCATCCTGAACGGGGAAGAACATGTGCCTCGCATTGATTTCCTGACCACGCTTGCCGGATACATCCACTGGCTGTTAACGGGCAGCAAAGCGATCGGCATCGGCGATGCTTCGGGGATTTTCCCGATCGACGAGGCCTCGCATGACTATCATCCATCCATGATCAAGCAATTCAGCGAGCTGATTGCTGCCAAAGGATATCCATGGAAGGTCGAGGATCTGCTTCCCAAAGTTTATCTCGCCGGAGAACGTGCAGGCGACTTGACCGAGGAGGGCGCCAAGCTGCTCGATCCATCGGGGGATTTGCAGGCAGGCATTCCGCTCTGTCCTCCGGAAGGCGATGCCGGAACCGGCATGGTTGCGACGAACAGCGTGAGAAAGCGCACGGGTAACATCTCGGTCGGCACGTCCGTATTTGCGATGATCGTATTGGAGAAGGAGCTGTCCAAAGTATATCCCGAGATCGATATGGTCACGACGCCGGACGGCAGCCCTGTGGGCATGGTGCATGCAAACAACTGCTCGAGCGACATCAACGCATGGATCGGCTTGTTCCGCGAATTTTCGGAAGCGATGGGATTCGAAGCCGATACCGGCAAGCTGTTCAGCGTCCTGTTCAACAAGGCGCTTGAAGCAGAGCCGGATGGCGGCGGTTTGTTGAGTTACGGGTACTATTCCGGCGAGAACATCACGGGCATCGACAAAGGCCGTCCGTTGTTCGTCCGTTCGCCCGAAAGCCGCTTCAACCTGGCGAACTTTATGCGCACGCACCTCTTTACCGCCTTTGGCGCGCTGAAGATCGGGATGGACATTTTGACGAAGAACGAGAATGTGGCCATTGATAGCATTTTGGCCCATGGCGGGCTGTTTAAAACGCCTGTCGTCGGACAACGCATCGTGGCTGCGGCCATGAACGTGCCGGTATCGGTCATGTCCACCGCAGGCGAAGGCGGAGCATGGGGCATGGCGCTCCTGGCTTCCTACCTGATCAACAAGGATCAAGAAGAGAGCCTGGACGTCTTCCTTGAGCAGAAAGTGTTCAGCGATGTTTCTGGAGAGGAAGTTGCGCCGGATGCATCCGACGTCAAAGGATTCGAAGCATTTATCGAGCGCTACCGGAAGGGATTGGCCATCGAGCAGGCCGCCGTCGACCATCTGGTAGAGAACGGGAGGGACTAA